The sequence AGGTCGGCGACGGGCACGAGTTTGCGAAGCACGTCGAGCTTCATGCCATTGCTTATCGGCTCATGAAATGGATCGCGCATAAAAAAGCCGAGGCACACGGGCCTCGGCCATGAGGGGGGCTCAAAGGGATTGCACGCTTAGAAAAGCTGTGCATCGTCGATCAGCGCGTTGACGGCTGCGTCGAGTTTGCCGGGCGTTTCGTATTCGCCGCTCTGGATCTCGGAGCGGACGCGATCGACCAGGTCGTGACGCACATCGGGCAGATCCGAGAGTCGGGCCAGGAGTTGGGCCGCCGCGGAGACTTCGACGCTGTCGCCGGGACGGGGGGTCGAGCCATTGAGGTTCGTCCCTTGTTCCGCCGCCCGTCGCGCCGCGATGCGCGAGAGGGCACTACCTTGCGTACCGATTGAGTTGATGTCCATGACAATCGTCCCTGGGTTCAAAAGGAGGGTCTCCCGCCGTGGAGGTCTGTCGCGGCCGCATCCTTGCGGCCAGTAGTCACACGCATATCTCTCTGCACCATATATCGTACATCCGCGCCGCCGGGCTTGAGCGTGCACACGTTCTGAACCATCGTCGTATGTTGCTCATTACATTGGCTTTGCACCAAAACATGCCAATTTGACGCCTTCCGTTCCGCGTCCGATATTTACGTTTCGTCCATTCCGAAATACACTACATTTGCCATCTTCTCCATCTTAACGCCACAAGTCCGAAAACGCGCGATCGGCGTTCGCCAAAATCCGATAACCGAGGCGGGCAAAACGCGGTTGCGAGGTTGTAGCGGCGCGATCAAAATGTCCAAATGTGACGCATTTTGTCCAAAACATATGGCGCGTAGGATCGCCCCGACCGTTGGCCGGGGCATTTTTGTTGGTCTGTCGAACGGGCCTTAAAGGCCGTTCGGGGGCACTTCAAAGCCCGCACGTGTGGAAGCCGTGCGGGGTGTGAAAGGCCGCCGAGCCGTTCACCTGTTCGTCACGGCAAATCGTCCCTCCCCGGCCGCTCCGTCTGGTGCGTCGTACCGTCCGGATGAACCAGGTTGTAGTTGTCGCCGGTGTGGACGGTGATGTTCGTCGGTTTCAAGTCCTGCATGTTGATGTATCGCGGGCCTCGTTTCAGACTTTCGTTGACACGGTCTTCAAGGTTGATTGCCGGGCGTATTCCGAATTGGCTGGTGTTCATCTCCGCTTCGGTCAACGCGCCATGGATGGCCTCGGCGGAAGTCGAATCGACGGACATTGAGCGGTCGAATCCTTCGATCGCTTGATTTACGTAATAGGGCGTAATCTCGCCGCGCCGCTGCGCCTCGTTCAACACACGAATCATCGTTGCCCTGGCGGCGTCGCGTTCGATTGCATTCACATCGGACGATTGAATCGCCGCCGTTTTTGCCTCTTCCTGTTTCGCCAGCAAGTTCAGACGCTGAATATCGCCGGACAAGCCCGACCGCGTATTCTGTTCGATGATCAGGTCCGTTCGATCCTCCGCCGCATTGACTGCGCCGACTTTGGCGAAGAAATCCTTTTCGATTTGCGGGTCGGTAAGCTTCGCGATGATCGGCAACGCCTCAGCTCCTCCGATCTGCTCAAGCTCCGCACGCGATATCTTCCCAGCCCGGTATGCGGCGGTGATCTGTTTAATGCTCCCGATCAGATCGTCGCCGGTGATGCCTTCCCGTGAAAGAATCTTCCTCCCGTCCGGTGTCCCTGCGCCACGCAACGCGATGACCAGCCGCGCCAGTCCGGTCGTCGCCTGGTCGTTGGGAATATCGAGTCCCGTCACGGCGGCGACCATGCCCGTCGATTCGCCGGCATCGAGGCCGCCGACCGCTGAGCCGATCGAATTGAATTTGCCGATGAGCGGGCCAAGCTTGGCGGGGTCCGGCTCGCCCGCTTGTTTGATCGCTTCGTTGAGCAGGTTCGACGCCTTTACGGGGTCTTTCGTCGCATTGAAGAGCGTGCCGAGCGGGTCGGCCAGCGATGTCAATGGCGCTTCGGTAATCTGCCCTTGCGCTGCGGTGAGCATGACGAGCTGCTGAATTTGCTCCTTTGATGCGTTGGGGAACCGGCTTGTTATGAGCGTTTGCGCTCTGGCGACCTCCGACTGACTGCGGCCGGATAGAGATGACGCCTCATCGAGAAACGCGATGTCTTCCGGCGACTCGAATCCGCTCAGCGCAACAAGATCAAGCCGCGCGTCCGCCGCACGGCGCGTCTTTTCCGCATTCTCTTCGAGCAGGCGATTGTTTTCCTCCAGCATCGAGTTGTAGCGCTCGAGCAAAGCGTTAATGCCAAACCCGCCGATGAACACGGAAGCCAAGCCAGTGACCTGCGTCGTCGCTCCTTCGACGATGCGCGACCAAAGCCCGGTCTTCTCCGCTGTTCGCTCAGTCTCATCACCGACAACGCGCGTCGAGGCGGCAAGCCGCTCGGCTTCGCGCGATGCGTCTTTCGTTACCGCGCTTGTTTGCGCCGTCGCCTGGGACAGTTGCTCGTTGTCGCGCGTGGTCTCCTTCGCCGCCTCGCCGCTATCTTTGACTTCTTCCTTTAGACGCGTTTGATCGTTGACGGCGCGGTCCATCCCCTGGCCGTCATAGTTGATCTTTACGTCTTGCTCGATTGGGTTCGGCATGGCGTCGAATCTCTCAGCGCGTCGTACTGTCACCGCTCTTGACCGCTCGATCGGTCACGAAGTCACGCAGATGCGCCTTGTCGATGCCGAGCGCTTCGGCGTCGTGGCGCGTGAAGGTTTGGCCGGTCAGATATTCGCCGACGTTCTGCGTGAGTTGCACGATGTCGCTGGGGTTTATTTTGTCGGGCGTCTTGCGTTTCATGATGGCCTTTCAGTCAAGACTGTGAGGGCGATTCAAGCCCCGCCGCCGGTGAGTGTCCCCCCTGCGGGGATAATGAAGGTGGTGGTGCCGGTGCGGCGGCGGGGTTGTGAGTCGTCGTCGATCAGGCGTATTGGGCGAAGAGCAGCCCGCGATCGGCCGCATTGGGCGACGACTCCACGAGCCGGCGTCCGATGACCACCGCCGCCAGGAACGTGCCCGCCGCACCGTCGCCGGCCGTGCCCTGAAGCTGAAGGTAGCGCTGCCGCGTCTTGTGCAGGTCGATGCCGAAGACGAACGTCTTGCCGTCGTCGTTCGCGCCCGGCTTCGTCGTCGAATCCTTGACCAGCGACGGCGTACCGCCGAGCGTCGTGGCGTTTGTTTTCGTGTCAGATTCCATCACCTTGAGCACCGCCGCCGTCGCGTCGATCGAGCCGAGCACGCCGACGAACTCAAGGTAGTCGCAGCCGGGGAAGTCCGTCTTGTCGATGACCTGTGCGGCGAAGGCCGCATCGTCTTTGATCGCGGCGGGCAGGATCGCCCCCTGAATCTTCGTGTTCTGTAGTTCGTTGAGCATGGGGAATGTTTCCTAGATATTTTCTGGAAAGTTTCCTAGAAACTTTCAGGGATGGTTCATGAAAGCCCGGCGGGGAACGCTCCCCGCCGGACCTGGACAAAGAGACGATTACGCCGCCGGCGTGATGAGGCCGACGATCGGTCCGGCCTCCGTCGCCGTGCCGAGCGAGTGATTGGCCACGGCATGGCGCTGCGTGCCCAAAACGGCAACCTGCCGCTCAATAAATCTCACGTCGTTGCTCTGTTCGATCGTCAGTTCTTTGCGCACGCCGTGCGTCGAGCTGAGGCGAAGATCGCCGTATGCGGCGCACACCTGGCTGTTGCCCTGCGTGCCCGGCATCGACTGCGTGATCTCGACCTGGTCGCCCAGGAACATCAGCGATCGCCGGCCTTCGATCTCGGCGCTGGTGGTCCCGCCCTGGCTGAGAATGATCTTGGCCATCACCGTCCAGTAGAACTGCGACGACACGTACCACTTGCCGTTCCGCTGCGCGTAGCGCGGGGCACGGCCCTTGACCTTCAGGAAGTCATCGAGCACAAGCGATCCCCACCCCGCCCCGTTGGCCCCCGTGCCGAGCACCAGGCCGCCGCCGTCATCGACGCCGTTGATCGCCACAAGGCGCGTCGTCAGGCCCTGCACATCCAGATACGTCGGCGTGCCGTCACCGATGAACCCGGCATCGTCGAGCGCCTCGGCGAACGCCTGGCCGATCTCCAGTGCGATCAGCTCGCCCACGGCCACCGCCGCGTCTTCGCCGAGCGACTTGGGATACAGCGTCAGCGTGTTCCATTCATCGGCGTTGAGGTCCACGGTCGCATATTTCGGGTCACTCCCCGTGGCGGCGACGTTGCGGCCGGTCTTGAACACCGTCAAGCCGCTCGTCCGCCGCTGGAAGGTCAAACGGTCAGAAGTCATCGGCATCGGGAAAGCGTTGGCCGCGAATACGCCGAACTCCTCCACGAGCCGCTGCACGCGGTTCGAGTATTCGATGGGCGTGCCGATCGTGGCCGGGTCGTCGCCCATCGCACGCTCGAACACATCCTTGAACTCGGCTTTGAGCGCACCCAGCGCCCGCGCATCGCCGCCGATCTTGGCCAACACATACAGGCCGAATCCGCGGGCTTCCTCTTCAGAGTGGAACGCGATGCCGCGATAGCGCCCGCGATCGTCGTAGACCGTGCGGCGGATCGCTTCGAGCTTGCGCTCGATCGTCTGCGGCAGGCCCTTCATCTGCTCTTCGAGCTGAGCGACGGCGCTCTTGATCTTGTTGCCTTCCGCGAGCTGCGTTTTCACTTCGTTGAAAAGCTCGCGGGTTTCGTTGTCGAGTGTCATCGTCGGAGGCATGAGATTGTCCTTATCACGCGCTTCGTGCGAGCACGTCGCGCAGCATGGTTTTGAGTGACTGGCCCTCTGAATCCGGCGACGCGTCGGGCGCGTCATCGTCATCGCCGTGGATGCCTTCGTAGAAGTCCGCACCGCTCAAGCCCGCGTGGCCGTACGCTTCGATGGCATCCTCAACCGCCGCGTACAAGTAGCCGCCTGGGCCTGCGGTCAGAATCTCTTTCACAACCGTTTCAATCTGCGCTCGAAGCTCCTTTGAAACCCCGTCGCCGTCGCGCTTGCCGGCGCTCCGCACGAGCGCGTCCGCGTTGGCGGGAATCTCCACCGCCGACACTTCGAGCAGGTCCGCCCCGGTGAAGTGGCGGATCATTTTCGTCTCGCCGTCGATCGACACCGGCCGCATCTCCCATGAGCGCGTCATGAAGCCGACGCTGAACGTCCGCACGGCCTTGTTGACGAAGCGGAACCACCAGGCATCGGCCAGCGCATCACCCGCCGGAAGAAACTGCGCCGTGCCGATCAAGCCTTCCTTCGTGATCTTCACGTCGGCCCAATGGCCGATCGAAGTCGGGCTTCCGTCCGGCGCGCCGTAGACATGCTGCGCCATGAACTTCGGATTGAGCATGAAGCGATCGAGCGACTTGGCGAACGCGGAGGGCAAGACGACTTCGCCGTAGCGATCAATCGAGTCGTTCGAGAGCAGGCCCGTCACCTGACGCTTGCTCTCATCGATGCCGCGCACCTCGCCGATGACGATGCCGCGATCGCCGACCGCCGGGGCGAGCGTGCGATCGTGGTAGTCGAGGATCTGAAGCGCGGCATCAATGTACTTGCTGGTTCGGTTCATCGCTGGCATCCTTGCCTTTGATCGTGGCGGTTGTGTCGGCCTGGTGGTCGTGGTGCATGAGCTGCTCGTAGGTCAGGAAGCCCCGCGTTGCATAGCGGGCGAGCACGGCCTTGAGCGTGTCGCCGGGGAATCGTGATATCGCCAAGCAACCGCAGTTGACGGACTGACCCGCTGAGAGCGACGCGTCTTTTGGATGGTCACAGGTTTCCCCGGTGCCGACGATCGTAAAGCGGTCGCCGTTGGGAATCGGCATCGCCATCGTCTGGCGCTGCGTCGCGGCGTGGGCCGGTCGGCCGGTTTCCTTGCGCGACCAGAGCCACGACTTGAGCGGTACGCCCGCCTGCTCTCGGCCTTCGTGTCTCGATTCCTCCAGCGCCGCACTGACTTCCGTCCGCGCGATGTTCGCCGCACGTCGGCCCGCCGCATCCTTAAAGACTTCCTTCACACGTTTCGCCAGGTCGGCGCGGCCTTCGCCGGCGTCGAGTCCCTCGGCGAGCGTTTTGGCGAGCTTGCGCTGTGTGGTCTTGTTCGTCCCCGTAACGCGCACTTCGCGCCGCCGCATCTTCGCCACGACGCGTTCATCGCGCATGTTGAATTTGCCAGGTTTCGCTCCGCCCTGAGCGTCGGCCGCTTCCTGCATCGACTGCTCGCCGCCGAGTCGATAGCTATCGCGGATGATCGGCCGCATCTTCGCCAGAAGCTTGCCGTTGGCGGGAACAATATCGAAGACGATATTGGTGACTATGTCGCGCCGCTCAATGTCCGACAACGCCTTCACGCCGATCTCCGGCACATACTGATTGAGCCGTGCGAGCGTCTCGGCGCGCAGCTCGAAGTTGTGGCGCTTGAGCTTGCTATATGCCAGACGCTCAAGCCCCGCCCAACTTGCACGCCA is a genomic window of Planctomycetota bacterium containing:
- a CDS encoding phage major capsid protein yields the protein MTMTRPTRRRIQRASHSKPCCATCSHEARDKDNLMPPTMTLDNETRELFNEVKTQLAEGNKIKSAVAQLEEQMKGLPQTIERKLEAIRRTVYDDRGRYRGIAFHSEEEARGFGLYVLAKIGGDARALGALKAEFKDVFERAMGDDPATIGTPIEYSNRVQRLVEEFGVFAANAFPMPMTSDRLTFQRRTSGLTVFKTGRNVAATGSDPKYATVDLNADEWNTLTLYPKSLGEDAAVAVGELIALEIGQAFAEALDDAGFIGDGTPTYLDVQGLTTRLVAINGVDDGGGLVLGTGANGAGWGSLVLDDFLKVKGRAPRYAQRNGKWYVSSQFYWTVMAKIILSQGGTTSAEIEGRRSLMFLGDQVEITQSMPGTQGNSQVCAAYGDLRLSSTHGVRKELTIEQSNDVRFIERQVAVLGTQRHAVANHSLGTATEAGPIVGLITPAA